AGGTCATGTTGCCGCGGTCGTCGGCGAAGTTGCCGCCGAGCAGGGCCTGGATATTGAACTGCGAACCGTCCCCATGGTCCGAGATGCCGTACTGCGACGACACTTCGAGGCCTTCGAAGTTATCCTTGAGGATGAAGTTCACGACGCCGGCCATGGCGTCCGAACCGTAAACGGCCGAGGCGCCGCCGGTGACGACGTCAACGCGCTCAATGAGACCGGCCGGGATGGTGCCGATGTCGACAACGCCCGAGGTCGACGAGGCGGGAACGCGCTCGCCGTCGACGAGGATCAGGGTGCGGTTCGGACCGAGGCCGCGAAGGTCGAGGGTGGAGAAGTCCTCGCCGCCCTGGTTGTTCGAGGTGCGGGTGTTGCCCGGAATGAGCTGCGGCAGCTCGTTCAGGAGGGTTTCGACGGTGACCGTACCGGTCAGGTCGAACTGTTCCGAATCGACGGTCGTGACCGGGCTCGGCGCCTCAAGGTCAGGACGGACGATGCGCGAACCGGTAACGACGATGGCGTCGTCGGAATCCGCCTGGTCTTCCGGCTTGGGAACAGCAGCCTGCTGGTCCTGCGTCGGCTGGGTTTCGTTCGACGCGGCACCGGTGGTGTCCTGCGCAGCGGCCGGCGTAGCGATAAATGCGCCTGCGCCGAGGAGCGCGAGAGCCTGCACCGCGGCAGTCGCACGCAAAGTCGATTTCCTCATTTCAATCTCCCGAATCAAAGCGTCCGTTGCCGGAACACCTTAGGTTCGCGGGCGTAGTCCACCCCCACGTGAGTGTCGTTTAGCTTGAATAGGTGGTGGGCTGTCCAGCGCCCTGACGCCCCCGTGCAGCTTTTGTTAAGCTAGTGTGACAGCACGGACACACCCTGTGCGGCGTTAGCGTTTCGAAGCTAGGCGGCGCTTCCGGAGCGTCGTTCGGCGGCGAGGCTGGCCGCTGCATCGACATAGGCTTCCTGCCGTTCCACCGACCAGTAGAGCAGCTCGTCGATCGCGATCGCCGCCCCAGTCTCGGCGCAGCGGACGTAATCGCCGGTGGCGAGGATCCGGAAGGTCCCGGCGAGATAGTGAATCCGGGCCTCGCGCCCGCGACCGGTCATCAACACGTCGCCATCCTCATCAATCGTCGAACAGCCCCGGCTGACGGACTGCCGCAGGCTTGCGCGAGCGATAGGACGAAGCCGGCCCGGTCTCAACCCCGCGAGCGCCGTCGGGGACCGCCCCGACCTCGCCGTCGGCGAAGCGAAGGCGAAGATGGGGGACCGCCCCGGCCGCCGCGGCGGTCATCAGCGTCGATCCATCGTCGGCGGTGACGCGGGCAAAGCCGCGCGCCAACGGCCGCTCGGGATGCGCGAGTTCGGCCAGGCGCCACAGGCCTGCCAGCTTCTCGCGCATACGCTCGAGGCGGTTGTCGAGCAGGCCGGTCCGTAGCCGGGTCGCAACCATCCCGAAGTCGCCCCGCGCATGCGCGGCGCGGGCGGCAAGCGCGCGCGGCAAGCGAGATGACGGATCGGCAAGCTTCGTCGCGGCCGGCAGGAGCAGGCCTTCCGGATGCGGCCAGCGCTCGATTGCGCGCTGAAGCCGCTCGCCAGCATCGGCCGATCCACGCGCAAGGGCGCCGGCGAGCCGCCCGCCAAGCGAATCGAGCAGGCCGGAAAGCTCGGCGAGGACCGGAACGGCCATTTCCGCGGCGGCCGTCGGCGTCGGCGCGCGTCGGTCGGCTGCGAAATCGATCAGGGTGGTGTCGGTTTCGTGGCCAACGGCGCTGATCAGCGGAAGCGAGGATTCAGCAGCGGCGCGAACGACAATCTCCTCGTTGAACGCCCACAAATCTTCGATCGAGCCGCCGCCGCGCGCAACGATCAGTAGGTCGGGCGGCGCGGCCAGGGCCTGAAAGCCGCGGATCGCGGCGGCGATCTTTTCCGCTGCGCCCTCCCCCTGGACCGGAACCGGCCAAACGATGACGTGACACGGGCAGCGGTCGGCGAGGCGATGAAGAATGTCCCGAATGACGGCGCCAGTCGGCGAGGTGATCACGCCGATGATTCGCGGCATGTGCGGAAGCGGCCGCTTACGCGCCTCGTCGAACAATCCTTCGGCGGCGAGCGCGCGGCGGCGGCGATCGAGCAGCGCCATCAATGCGCCCTCCCCGGCCAGCTCGAGCTTGTCGACGACGATCTGATATTTCGAGCGGCCTGGATAAGTGGTGAGCTTGCCGGTGGCGATCACCTCCGCGCCGTCTTCCGGAGCGAAGGACAACCGCCCCGCCTGGCCGCGCCACAGCACGGCATCGATGCAGGCGGAATCGTCCTTGAGGGTGAAATAGCAATGGCCCGAACCGTGACGCTTCCATCCGGAGATCTCGCCGCGGACCCGAACATGGCCAAACGCCTGCTCGACGGTGCGCTTCAAGGCGCCGGAAAGCTCGCTGACGCTGAGCGCCGGCGAATTGTCGCCGGTGCCGACCTTCGCTAACAGGCCGGATGCGTCGTCATCGGGACCGGAAGAACTCATGAATATCCTGCTGCTGGGATCGGGCGGACGCGAGGATGCGCTGGCTTGGCGCTTAAGGCAATCGCCGAGCTGCGGCGACCTGATCGCGGCGCCGGGCAACCCCGGCATCGAGCGTTGGGCGGACTGCGTCCCGATCGACCCGTGCGATCCCCATAAGGTTGTCGCGCTCGCAAAGGAGCGGCGGATCGACCTCGTGGTTGTCGGGCCCGAAGCGCCGCTGGTCGCGGGGGTCGCGGATGCATGTCGCGAGGCGGGGATCGCGGTGTTCGGACCGAGCGCAGCGGCGGCCCAGCTTGAAGGATCGAAGGGCTTTACCAAGGACCTGTGCGCGCGCGCCGGAATCCCAACGGCGGCCTATGTGCGAACGGAGCGGATGGACGAGGCGCTGGCGGCCCTTCACAAATTCGGGCTGCCGGTGGTGATCAAGGCCGACGGCCTTGCCGCGGGCAAGGGCGTGACCGTGGCGATGTCGCGCGACGAGGCCGAGGCGGCGATTCGCGCCGCCGGCGACGGGCCGATGGTCATCGAGGAATATCTGGAAGGCGAAGAAGCCAGCCTGTTCGCACTGGTTGACGGGACCCGCGCCGTGCCGTTGGCAAGCGCCCAGGACCATAAGCGCGTCGGAGAGGGCGACACGGGTCCCAATACCGGCGGCATGGGCGCCTATTCGCCTGCGCCGGTTTTGAGCCCCGAACTTGAGGGTCGCGCAATGCGCGAGATCATCGAGCCGACGGTGCGGGAAATGGCGGCGGCAGGAACACCGTTCAACGGCGTGCTTTATGCCGGTCTGATGCTCACTCCCGAAGGCCCCAAGCTGATCGAATATAACGTCCGCTTCGGCGATCCGGAGTGCGAGGCAATCATGCTCCGAATCGAAGGCGATTTCGCCGAATTGCTGCAGGCGGTGGCGAGGGGCGACACCTTCCAGGCGCCCAAGCTTTCCGCGCAGGCGACCATGACCGTTATCGTCGCCGCCGAAGGCTATCCTGGTACTCCGCGACGCGGTGGTGCGATCGACGGAATCGAAGCCGCCGAGCGAGAGCACGGCGTGACGGTCTTCCATGCCGGAACCGCGCGCCATTCTTCAGGGGCATTACTTGCGGGTGGCGGACGCGTGCTGGCTGTGACGGCCATCGCCGACACGCTCGCAAACGCGCGCGCCCGCGCGTATCGCGGCGTCGACGCCATCGATTTCGCTGACGGTTTCCATCGGCGTGACATCGGCTGGCGCGAACTGGAGCGGAACGATGCGGCCTAACGTGGCGCTGACGATTGGTTTCGCGGCGACGGTTGCGTCCGCCTTTCTTTGGCATGGCCCCGGTGGCGCGGCCGAGCGGTTCGTCACCCGCTCCGATCAAGATGTCCGCAGGATGCTCGATTTTTTCGAGCTGCCGCTGGTCGAGGGCCACATGCAGCGCGATCCAGTCGCGCGGCGAATCATCTATTCAGGCCCGGCCGACGAGTTCCAGCGGACCGAGCTCGTCCGGATTGGCGAAAGCCTGCCGGGAGTCGGCGAGGCGCGCTGGTCGCGGCCGCGATCCGTCCTGACCTATCCCCTGCCCTTGGCCGGAGAAGCATTGGCGATGGCGCTTGCGGCATTCCTTCTGGGCCTGACCGCCGCCTACATCCTGTCGCTGGTCAAAGGCGGGGACGATTGATGCTCGCGTTGCTTTCGGCATATTGGCCGATGATCGCCGTCACCTTCGTCATCGGCCTTGCCACGGGCCGGTTGCTGTTCTGGCCGAGTGGCCGAAAAGAGGGTTGAATGAACGAGCTGATCCAAAATCCCGTCGTGATCGCCATTGCGGCGATCGTTGTTGTCCTGCTGCTCTACCTGCTGCTTCGTCCGAAGCAGCGCATCACATTGAGCGACGACGGCACCGTTCGCCCTCACATGGTTTTGCCGACGGAGGGCAAGGGTCTGGCCGATGAGGCCGCCGCCGCCGTCGGCGACGTGGCGGGCGAGATCCTCGATGCGCAGGTGCATGCGGAACTGCCGGGGGCATCCGGTCCGCCCGATGACCTGCAGGTCCTGAAAGGCGTTGGACCGAAGCTCGCCGCGATGCTCAACGAGCGCGGGCTAACCCGTTTCGATCAGATTGCGGGCTTAAGCGAAGGCCAGGTCGAAGCACTCGACGCGAGCCTAGGCGCCTTTCGCGGCCGCCTGACGCGCGACAAGATCGTCGAGCAGGCCGACTATCTCGCGCGAGGCGACCGCGATGGCTTCGAGGCGAAATTCGGAAAGCTTTAGGACCCGATCAGCACCTTCGTTCCGACTTTGGTAACGCCGAATAGCTTTGCCGCGAACGGGGCTGGCAGGCGAACACAACCGTGCGAGGCCGGACGGCCCGGCAGGTGGCCGGCGTGAAGCGCGATGCCGTGATCGTCGAGCCGCTGCATGTGCGGCATCGGCGCATTGTCGTATTTGCGCGAACGATGCATCACCTTCTTCTCCTTGATCGGGAAGATTCCGGTGGGCGTATCGTTGCCGGGCTTGCCGCTGGAAATTGTTGAGGCCGCGGCCAACTCTCCACCGAGGTAAAGATAGGCCATCTGGTCGTCGAGGCTGATCACGACCTCGGACGGCGCATCGGGATCGGCATCCGCGTCCCAAAGATACTGGCCCGGCTTCAAATAGTCCTTGCCGAACTTGGCAAGCATGTCGGCGCGGGCCTCCGCAGCCGCTTCTGAAGCGATCATCTTCGCTTCGGGCGTTTCAATCCAGGTCTGTGCCGCGGCGGGAACGCCAAGCGCAAGCAATCCCGATGCCGCAAGCGCGAACGCAAGCGTCTTCATTTCTTCTTCCCTCTTCGAAAGGCTGAACTGTGGATTCCCCTGCAAAATGAGTCTGGGCGGGGGTTCGTTCCAATGAGTTTCGAAGAAAGACTTACTTAGGCTTTCGGAGGTCCCGAACGAAAAGGGCCCGCCGGATTGCTCCGACGGACCCTGATCTGTTCACTGCCGTTTTGTGGCGTGAGTTTTAGCCGCGTTCCGGCTCCGGCGGCGGAGGCGGCGGCGGCGGCGGCGGCGGGCAAGCCTCGGTCGCCAGAATCACCGAACCGTCCGGGCAGGTCTGCGTCGCCGGAGGCGGCGGCGGAGGCGGCGGGGGCGGCGGCGGAGGCGGAGGCGGCGGAGCCGGCGTCCAGAAGTTGTAGATCAGGCTCAGCATCAGGCTGTGCGATTTCACACGGCCGCTGAGGGTCTGGTCGAAACCGATCGAATCGTCTTCGAAGTCGAGCTTCGAAACGTTGAAGAAGCGATATTTCAGGCCGAGATCGATGTTGGAGCTGACCGACTTGCGGATGCCCGCAATGATCTGCCACGCGAACGAGCTGTCGCTGTCGCTATCGGAGCCAATGTCCAGGTCATCGTCGAAGTCGATGTCATATTCGGCAGTCGCCCAGCCGACACCGGCGCCGATAAAGCCGCTCCAATTATCCTCGTCACCGAAGTCGAGCATGGCATTGGCCATGATCGAGAAGATGCTGAGATCGCCCGAAATGTCGAAAGGCTCTGTGCCCGGCGACGGCTGCTCGACGAAGTCGAGGTCGAACTGCGCTTCGTCAAGCGAAGCGTTCTTGTAGGCGATTTCGCCTTCGACGCGGACCGGACCGAAGTCGTAACCGGCGACGAGGTCGATGTCGAAGCCAAGATTGTGATCGACACGGATGGCGTCGTCGACGTCGAGATCGCTCGGCTCGTCGATGAATGCATCCGTATCGTAGTCGAGGCTTGTATCCTCGACCAGCATCACACCGCCGTCGACGCCGACATACAATGAGTCCTCGCGGGCCATGGCCGGCGAGGTCAACGCAGCGGCCGCCACCGCGGCGAGAAGATAATTGCGCATGCGGACTCCCCTTATTTGCACCTACGTGGTGCGGATCCAGATCGCATCTATACCGTAAAGTCGCGCGCTGGGAACGGCGTCGGAACATTTCGCCGAAGTCCGTTGCAAAGTAGACACACTATCCCGAAAGCGGCGGCAATCAGCCATTTCCGGATGTGACTTCATCTTTCTTGCGGGCCGGCCTGCTGACCAGCAGCTTGTCGATCTTGCGGCCGTCCATGTCCACGACCTCGAACGTCCAGCCATCGAATTTGAATCGCTCACCGGTTTCGGGAATGTGGCGAAGGACGTCGAGCGAGAAGCCCGCCACCGTCGAATAGTCCCGTTCGGCCGGAAGCGAGACGCCCAGCCGATCGGCGAGAACGTCGGCGCTAGCCGCGCCCGAGACCAGCCAGCTGCCGTCTTCCCGCTCAATGCATGGTGGATCGTCGTCATGCTCGAGATCGCTGGCGAAGGCTCCTGCCAGCGCCGCCAGGATCGAGCCCGGAGTGACGATCCCGTCGAGATGGCCATATTCGTCGTGCACCAGCGCAAGCGGCACTTCGGCCGAGCGAAGCACGCCGAGCGCGTCCATCGCGTCCATGAGGTCGGGGATAACCGGCGCGGTTCGCGCCAGGCTCGGCAAATCGAGCTTGGCGCCATTCAGCACGGCCATGAGGAGATCGCGCGTGGAGACCACGCCGACGATGTCCTCCACGGACCCGCGAGCGACCGGAATCCGGCTGTGCGGTGTCGCGTTGAGGGCTTCGCGGATTTCGTCGCGGGTCGAATCGAGGTCGATCCAGTCGATTTCCGTGCGCGGGGTCATGACCTCCCGAACCGGGCGGTCCGCCAACCGGACGATGCCCGAGATGATCGCCCGCTCATTCTCTTCGAGAACCCCGGCGGTCTTGGCTTCGGCAACGACGAGATGGAGCTCTTCGGCGGTCACGACATTCTTGTTCTCGCGGGTCATGCCGAGCATCCGGAAGATCGCGGCGCTGGTTACGTCGAGCAGCCACACCAGCGGTGCGGTCACGCTGGACATCATTTGCATCGGGCGGGCGACGATGGCGGCGATCGGCTCGGGCGAGCGAAGCGCGAATTGCTTGGGCACCAGCTCACCGACCACAAGGCTGGCATAAGTGGTAAAGGCAATGACGATCCCGAAGCCGATCGATTTCGCCGTTTCGGGATCGATCCCAAGTAAGGCGAGGCGCTGCGCCACCGGTGCGCCAAGGCTAGCGCCGGAATAAGCGCCGGCAAGAATGCCGATCAGCGTAATCCCGATCTGGACCGTGGAAAGGAACCGCCCCGGTTCGGCGGCGAGCGCGAGCGCGCAAGTCGCACCCTTGCTTCCGTTCTTGGCCATGGCGCGAAGGCGCGCCTCGCGCGAAGACACGATCGCCATCTCGCTCATGGCCAGGACGCCATTGAGCGCGATCAGCGCGAGGATCAGGACCAGGTCAATCCAGGGGAAGGGGAGCAAGGTTTCGCTCATCGGATGGCTTACTCATTGCCAAAGGCCGGGCGTCGCGACAAGCGCCAGCAGGAATTAGCGTCGCGCGGCAAAGAATTCGCGAAGCTGTGCGGCCGCCTCTTCTGCGCCGATCCCCGACAGCACTTCCGGGCGGTGGTGGCAGGTTGGCTGGGCGAATATCCTGGCGCCATGGATCACCCCGCCACCCTTGGAATCCTC
The window above is part of the Sphingomonas sp. HDW15A genome. Proteins encoded here:
- a CDS encoding L,D-transpeptidase family protein, whose amino-acid sequence is MKTLAFALAASGLLALGVPAAAQTWIETPEAKMIASEAAAEARADMLAKFGKDYLKPGQYLWDADADPDAPSEVVISLDDQMAYLYLGGELAAASTISSGKPGNDTPTGIFPIKEKKVMHRSRKYDNAPMPHMQRLDDHGIALHAGHLPGRPASHGCVRLPAPFAAKLFGVTKVGTKVLIGS
- the xseA gene encoding exodeoxyribonuclease VII large subunit: MSSSGPDDDASGLLAKVGTGDNSPALSVSELSGALKRTVEQAFGHVRVRGEISGWKRHGSGHCYFTLKDDSACIDAVLWRGQAGRLSFAPEDGAEVIATGKLTTYPGRSKYQIVVDKLELAGEGALMALLDRRRRALAAEGLFDEARKRPLPHMPRIIGVITSPTGAVIRDILHRLADRCPCHVIVWPVPVQGEGAAEKIAAAIRGFQALAAPPDLLIVARGGGSIEDLWAFNEEIVVRAAAESSLPLISAVGHETDTTLIDFAADRRAPTPTAAAEMAVPVLAELSGLLDSLGGRLAGALARGSADAGERLQRAIERWPHPEGLLLPAATKLADPSSRLPRALAARAAHARGDFGMVATRLRTGLLDNRLERMREKLAGLWRLAELAHPERPLARGFARVTADDGSTLMTAAAAGAVPHLRLRFADGEVGAVPDGARGVETGPASSYRSRKPAAVRQPGLFDD
- a CDS encoding outer membrane beta-barrel protein, whose translation is MRNYLLAAVAAAALTSPAMAREDSLYVGVDGGVMLVEDTSLDYDTDAFIDEPSDLDVDDAIRVDHNLGFDIDLVAGYDFGPVRVEGEIAYKNASLDEAQFDLDFVEQPSPGTEPFDISGDLSIFSIMANAMLDFGDEDNWSGFIGAGVGWATAEYDIDFDDDLDIGSDSDSDSSFAWQIIAGIRKSVSSNIDLGLKYRFFNVSKLDFEDDSIGFDQTLSGRVKSHSLMLSLIYNFWTPAPPPPPPPPPPPPPPPPPATQTCPDGSVILATEACPPPPPPPPPPPEPERG
- the purD gene encoding phosphoribosylamine--glycine ligase, which produces MNILLLGSGGREDALAWRLRQSPSCGDLIAAPGNPGIERWADCVPIDPCDPHKVVALAKERRIDLVVVGPEAPLVAGVADACREAGIAVFGPSAAAAQLEGSKGFTKDLCARAGIPTAAYVRTERMDEALAALHKFGLPVVIKADGLAAGKGVTVAMSRDEAEAAIRAAGDGPMVIEEYLEGEEASLFALVDGTRAVPLASAQDHKRVGEGDTGPNTGGMGAYSPAPVLSPELEGRAMREIIEPTVREMAAAGTPFNGVLYAGLMLTPEGPKLIEYNVRFGDPECEAIMLRIEGDFAELLQAVARGDTFQAPKLSAQATMTVIVAAEGYPGTPRRGGAIDGIEAAEREHGVTVFHAGTARHSSGALLAGGGRVLAVTAIADTLANARARAYRGVDAIDFADGFHRRDIGWRELERNDAA
- a CDS encoding hemolysin family protein; amino-acid sequence: MSETLLPFPWIDLVLILALIALNGVLAMSEMAIVSSREARLRAMAKNGSKGATCALALAAEPGRFLSTVQIGITLIGILAGAYSGASLGAPVAQRLALLGIDPETAKSIGFGIVIAFTTYASLVVGELVPKQFALRSPEPIAAIVARPMQMMSSVTAPLVWLLDVTSAAIFRMLGMTRENKNVVTAEELHLVVAEAKTAGVLEENERAIISGIVRLADRPVREVMTPRTEIDWIDLDSTRDEIREALNATPHSRIPVARGSVEDIVGVVSTRDLLMAVLNGAKLDLPSLARTAPVIPDLMDAMDALGVLRSAEVPLALVHDEYGHLDGIVTPGSILAALAGAFASDLEHDDDPPCIEREDGSWLVSGAASADVLADRLGVSLPAERDYSTVAGFSLDVLRHIPETGERFKFDGWTFEVVDMDGRKIDKLLVSRPARKKDEVTSGNG
- a CDS encoding DUF2093 domain-containing protein, with product MTGRGREARIHYLAGTFRILATGDYVRCAETGAAIAIDELLYWSVERQEAYVDAAASLAAERRSGSAA